A window from Leptothermofonsia sichuanensis E412 encodes these proteins:
- a CDS encoding trypsin-like serine peptidase, which yields MASGLSGVVVLSHLMIASAHLRPNPVEDSQTPANTSMHRITDPAIFNLKETGEPFFPPGLGRSDNPFPFRAIVGRDDRVPMVSRQFPWSAIGRIEGVTADGKRYSCTGTLIAKNIVLTNAHCVINPNTQTVSRIIQFKPNLINGALQDDADVGVVESYYYGTDFKANKTSTDADDWAVLKLDKPLGEKYGFLGWRAPSAPEFAQKSNRLALVGYSADFPQNPKTYGGLELTAGPGLTAGVHQGCSVVGEQAGLLLHDCDTKGGASGGPILAKIGSKHYIVALHAGWRKVDGNVVNYAVKMSQIQAWLNRDSSLRKMGKPG from the coding sequence ATGGCCAGTGGACTCTCAGGTGTGGTGGTTCTCAGCCATCTGATGATTGCCAGTGCCCACCTCCGTCCAAACCCGGTTGAAGATTCACAGACACCAGCCAACACTTCCATGCATCGGATTACCGATCCAGCCATCTTTAATCTCAAGGAAACGGGTGAGCCATTTTTTCCCCCAGGGTTAGGGCGATCGGACAATCCCTTTCCATTTCGAGCTATTGTGGGCAGGGATGACCGGGTGCCAATGGTGAGTCGCCAGTTTCCCTGGTCGGCGATCGGACGGATTGAAGGGGTCACCGCTGATGGTAAGCGCTACAGTTGCACCGGAACTTTGATTGCCAAAAATATTGTTCTGACCAACGCCCATTGTGTGATCAATCCGAATACCCAAACGGTCAGTCGAATCATCCAATTCAAGCCCAACCTGATCAATGGCGCTTTACAGGATGATGCCGATGTCGGGGTGGTAGAGTCCTACTACTATGGCACAGACTTTAAGGCCAACAAGACCAGCACCGATGCGGATGATTGGGCGGTTTTGAAGTTAGACAAGCCTCTTGGTGAAAAATACGGTTTCCTGGGTTGGCGTGCTCCCTCCGCTCCGGAGTTTGCCCAAAAATCAAATCGGCTGGCGCTGGTGGGGTATTCTGCGGACTTTCCCCAAAATCCCAAAACCTATGGCGGGTTGGAACTGACCGCTGGTCCGGGGCTAACAGCCGGGGTCCATCAGGGATGTAGTGTTGTGGGAGAGCAGGCGGGTTTGCTCTTGCATGACTGTGATACAAAGGGTGGTGCTTCCGGTGGTCCTATCCTGGCAAAAATTGGCAGCAAGCACTACATCGTAGCTCTCCATGCTGGCTGGAGAAAAGTAGACGGTAATGTCGTTAACTACGCTGTGAAAATGTCCCAAATTCAAGCCTGGCTGAACAGAGACTCTTCCCTGCGTAAGATGGGAAAACCAGGGTGA
- a CDS encoding response regulator, whose amino-acid sequence MVSGRSILLVEDNPDDEALAIRALQRSRITNEIVVVHDGVEALDYLLGQGTYAGRDTSVQPAVILLDLKLPRMDGIEVLRQLRSHETTRLLPVVVLTTSEEEQDVLNSYSLGCNSYIRKPVDFIQFSQAVQQLGMYWLLLNEPPPSRG is encoded by the coding sequence ATGGTTAGTGGGCGTTCAATTCTTCTGGTAGAAGATAACCCGGATGATGAGGCACTAGCAATTCGGGCACTCCAGCGCAGCCGGATTACGAACGAGATTGTGGTTGTCCACGATGGGGTAGAGGCGCTGGACTATCTATTGGGACAGGGAACCTACGCTGGACGCGATACCAGTGTTCAACCTGCGGTGATTTTGCTGGACTTAAAACTGCCTAGAATGGATGGGATTGAAGTGCTGCGCCAACTGCGATCGCACGAAACAACCCGGCTTCTGCCCGTGGTCGTTTTGACAACATCTGAAGAGGAGCAGGATGTACTCAACAGCTACAGTCTGGGCTGCAACAGCTACATTCGCAAACCCGTTGATTTCATCCAATTTTCTCAGGCTGTGCAGCAGTTGGGCATGTACTGGCTATTGCTCAATGAACCGCCTCCCAGCCGGGGATAG
- a CDS encoding GAF domain-containing protein, with product MNKELLTKLKQCCRDEAAFEQLRQILNAELGHDLEVLKEQARRSQKAAERESSIIRVIGKLGQSIIDRIQQSFNFNDTLHATLEEVRHFLEADRVAVYRFHPDWSGEFISESVGEGWLSLLEEQHKLAGLLRDISECALRTYPIAKDDYIGAGNFTNSSFIDPCVQETQGEILQQRESFVAYDIYNSGFPDCYIETLQQYQVRAYAIVPIYLGKNLWGLLAAYQNSGPRQWQESEVNLLSQVGQQLGAALQLADSIQEAQLQAERRHLIANIADRIREPVDIPTILETTTQETRHLLQADRVAVYRFTEDWNGEFIAEACSEGWVRLVGPDIQTVWEDTYLQETQGGRYRNHENWAVNDIYTAGLTDCHIDLLEQFQAKAFVIAPIFMGTRLWGLLAAYQNTGPRSWQAEEVSLLVQIGVQLGIALQQAELIANLRWEIIERQQAEEQVKQLNLDLQKRNAELSTINQELESFAYSVSHDLRAPLRSIDGFSQAILEDYYEQIDATGQDYLRRIRSATQRMGQLIDDLLALSRVTRSDLKQELVDLSAIALGITSDLRQSAPNRDVQFVIQEGLRVSGDSHLLRVVLVNLLENAWKFTSRKPQARIEFGVVNDTGKKIYFIKDDGAGFDMAYSHKLFGAFQRLHSMADFPGNGIGLATIQRVIHRHGGRVWAEGAVGQGATFYFTLGVGE from the coding sequence ATGAACAAAGAATTGTTAACCAAATTAAAGCAATGCTGTCGAGATGAGGCGGCCTTTGAGCAGCTTCGGCAAATTTTGAATGCGGAATTAGGACACGATTTAGAAGTCTTGAAAGAACAGGCAAGGCGATCGCAAAAAGCTGCAGAGCGAGAAAGCAGCATTATCCGTGTCATTGGTAAATTGGGACAATCCATCATTGATCGGATTCAACAGTCTTTTAACTTTAACGACACTCTCCACGCCACCCTGGAGGAAGTCCGGCATTTTCTGGAAGCGGATCGGGTAGCCGTCTACCGCTTTCACCCGGACTGGAGTGGTGAATTTATTAGCGAATCTGTAGGAGAGGGTTGGCTTTCCCTACTGGAAGAACAGCACAAGCTGGCGGGTTTGTTGAGAGATATCAGTGAGTGTGCCCTGAGAACCTATCCGATCGCAAAAGACGACTATATCGGCGCTGGCAACTTTACTAACTCCAGTTTTATCGACCCTTGTGTGCAGGAAACCCAGGGTGAGATTCTGCAACAACGGGAAAGCTTTGTCGCCTATGACATCTACAATAGCGGCTTTCCCGACTGCTACATCGAAACCCTGCAACAGTACCAGGTTCGGGCTTATGCAATTGTCCCGATTTATCTGGGGAAAAATCTCTGGGGGCTACTGGCGGCGTATCAAAATTCGGGACCGCGCCAATGGCAGGAATCAGAAGTTAACCTGCTGAGCCAGGTTGGGCAACAACTGGGAGCCGCCCTCCAACTGGCAGATTCTATCCAGGAAGCCCAATTGCAAGCCGAGCGGAGACACCTGATTGCCAATATTGCCGATCGCATCCGTGAACCAGTGGATATCCCAACCATTCTTGAAACAACCACCCAGGAAACTCGCCACCTGTTGCAGGCAGATCGGGTCGCTGTCTATCGCTTTACAGAAGACTGGAATGGCGAATTCATTGCCGAAGCATGTAGTGAAGGATGGGTCAGGCTGGTTGGACCAGACATTCAAACGGTGTGGGAAGATACCTACCTGCAAGAAACCCAGGGCGGTCGCTATCGCAACCATGAGAACTGGGCTGTAAACGACATTTACACAGCCGGATTGACCGATTGCCACATTGACCTGTTAGAGCAGTTTCAGGCAAAAGCATTTGTGATCGCTCCCATTTTTATGGGAACTCGACTCTGGGGATTGCTGGCAGCCTATCAAAACACTGGTCCCCGTTCCTGGCAAGCTGAAGAAGTCAGTTTGCTGGTTCAAATTGGGGTTCAACTGGGGATTGCCCTGCAACAGGCAGAACTGATTGCCAACCTGCGCTGGGAAATCATTGAGCGCCAGCAGGCAGAAGAGCAGGTCAAACAACTGAATCTGGATTTACAAAAACGGAATGCTGAACTCAGCACAATCAATCAAGAACTGGAATCCTTTGCCTATTCGGTTTCCCATGACCTGCGGGCACCTCTCCGCAGTATTGATGGTTTCAGTCAGGCAATCCTGGAGGACTATTATGAGCAAATCGATGCCACTGGACAGGATTACTTGCGGCGAATTCGATCGGCAACCCAACGCATGGGGCAATTGATCGATGATTTGCTTGCCCTGTCACGGGTAACTCGCAGTGACCTGAAGCAGGAACTCGTAGACTTAAGCGCGATCGCCCTGGGAATTACCTCTGATCTCCGGCAATCTGCTCCTAATCGAGATGTCCAGTTCGTCATTCAGGAAGGCTTGAGGGTATCTGGCGACTCCCACCTGTTGCGGGTAGTGCTGGTAAACCTGCTGGAGAATGCCTGGAAGTTCACCTCCAGAAAACCCCAGGCCCGGATCGAATTTGGGGTTGTCAATGATACCGGTAAAAAAATATACTTTATTAAAGATGACGGTGCGGGATTTGACATGGCGTATTCCCATAAGCTGTTTGGGGCATTTCAGCGGCTGCACTCAATGGCAGACTTTCCCGGCAATGGTATTGGCTTGGCCACCATTCAGCGGGTTATCCATCGCCACGGCGGGCGTGTGTGGGCAGAGGGGGCTGTTGGGCAGGGTGCCACTTTTTACTTTACGTTGGGAGTGGGGGAATGA
- a CDS encoding sensor histidine kinase: protein MELESAPAPDPAIAATSVSMADTTEATHRALAVLVVEDSEDDTLLIVRELQRRGYILTYRRVDNRDEMSAALESHPWHLIIADYNLPHFNALDALKLLQDKQLDLPFIIVSGSIGEDTAVAAMKAGAHDYLMKDNLTRLVPAVERELREAQERQKRREAEQALRDSERRFRSLIENALDIITVLDEAGTITYVSPSIARVLGYAPETLIGNVEFDYVHPDDVEKMILAFQQTIQNPDQTISVEFRFRHQDGSWRLLEAIGKHFVEPDGKGNLVINSRDITDRKQAEETRKALQKEKELNDLKSRFVSMVSHEFRTPLSVVVLSAQLLERFRKVAPEAKQLLYLDRIQAAAKRMTQLLDDVLFLGKTELGKQEFKPEPMELVQFCRELVEEMQSTSNSDHTITFTCSEAEIVACMDELLLRHILTNLLSNAIKYSPHNKWIHFTLALQQERVIFQIQDEGIGIPEADLEQLFESFHRGSNVGKIPGTGLGLAIVYQSVQIHQGALTVQSQVDRGTTFTVNLPLNSSREGREERSGRC from the coding sequence GTGGAACTTGAATCAGCCCCGGCACCTGATCCGGCGATCGCAGCCACCAGTGTGTCAATGGCGGATACCACTGAAGCCACCCATCGAGCACTGGCAGTCCTGGTTGTTGAGGATTCTGAAGACGACACCCTCCTGATTGTTAGAGAACTTCAGCGCAGGGGGTATATTCTGACCTACAGGCGGGTAGACAATCGTGACGAAATGAGTGCAGCACTGGAAAGTCACCCCTGGCACCTGATTATTGCTGATTACAACCTCCCTCACTTTAATGCCCTGGATGCTTTGAAACTGCTGCAAGATAAGCAATTGGATTTACCGTTTATTATTGTGTCGGGCAGCATTGGGGAAGATACGGCTGTCGCCGCCATGAAAGCCGGTGCCCATGATTATTTGATGAAAGATAACCTGACCAGACTGGTTCCGGCAGTTGAGCGAGAATTGCGGGAAGCGCAGGAACGTCAGAAACGACGCGAGGCAGAACAGGCCCTGCGGGACAGCGAAAGACGATTTCGGTCGCTGATTGAAAATGCCCTGGATATCATCACCGTCCTGGATGAAGCGGGAACGATCACCTACGTCAGTCCCTCAATTGCACGGGTTTTGGGCTACGCACCAGAGACGCTGATCGGCAACGTGGAATTCGACTATGTGCATCCTGATGATGTCGAAAAGATGATCCTGGCTTTTCAACAAACCATTCAAAACCCTGACCAGACCATCTCCGTAGAGTTTCGATTTCGTCATCAAGATGGTTCCTGGCGGTTACTGGAAGCCATTGGCAAGCATTTTGTGGAACCTGATGGCAAAGGAAATCTGGTGATCAATTCGCGGGACATCACCGATCGCAAACAGGCAGAGGAAACTCGCAAAGCCCTGCAAAAGGAAAAAGAACTCAACGACCTTAAATCCCGCTTTGTCTCGATGGTGTCCCATGAGTTTCGGACTCCGCTGAGTGTGGTGGTTCTTTCAGCCCAGTTGCTGGAACGGTTCCGCAAAGTTGCCCCTGAAGCAAAACAGTTATTGTATCTGGATCGAATTCAGGCGGCGGCTAAACGAATGACTCAACTACTGGATGATGTCCTGTTTTTAGGCAAAACAGAGTTGGGGAAACAGGAGTTTAAGCCTGAACCAATGGAACTGGTACAGTTCTGTCGAGAGTTGGTGGAAGAAATGCAGTCAACCAGCAACAGCGACCACACGATTACCTTTACCTGTTCAGAAGCAGAGATTGTTGCCTGCATGGATGAATTGCTGCTGAGGCACATCCTGACGAACCTGTTGTCCAATGCGATCAAGTACTCTCCCCACAACAAATGGATTCACTTTACCCTGGCTCTCCAGCAGGAGCGGGTCATCTTTCAGATCCAGGATGAAGGGATTGGGATTCCTGAAGCTGACCTGGAACAGTTGTTTGAATCTTTCCATCGAGGCAGCAATGTCGGCAAAATTCCCGGCACTGGTCTGGGACTGGCGATCGTCTACCAATCGGTGCAAATTCACCAAGGGGCGTTGACTGTGCAGAGTCAGGTTGACAGGGGGACTACGTTTACAGTTAATCTACCGCTTAATAGCAGCAGGGAAGGCAGAGAGGAGAGGAGTGGGCGCTGCTGA
- a CDS encoding S8 family serine peptidase, with translation MAPGWVEGTSFASPAVAGVVALMKGEDPQRRLNRYRLVTILKSTATYDGLSLSPAEAERYRSLLQNHQVAAAIPPEQYFFGSGLVNAEAAIREVRRSLK, from the coding sequence ATGGCACCTGGGTGGGTGGAGGGCACCTCTTTCGCCAGCCCAGCGGTTGCTGGGGTGGTGGCATTGATGAAAGGTGAGGATCCACAACGACGGTTAAATCGCTATCGCCTGGTTACCATTCTCAAATCGACTGCCACCTATGATGGGTTGAGCCTCTCCCCAGCAGAAGCCGAGCGATACCGCTCACTCCTGCAAAATCATCAGGTGGCTGCTGCAATACCGCCAGAGCAGTATTTCTTTGGAAGTGGTTTGGTGAATGCAGAAGCGGCGATTCGGGAGGTGAGGCGATCGCTAAAGTAA
- a CDS encoding GNAT family N-acetyltransferase gives MEQLKPRYSIAWINRIAEIPQAVWNALAVPLKTPFLEWEWLNNMETSGSVTARTGWLPNHLTVWRDRSLIAIAPLYIKTHSYGEFVFDHQWADLAARLGIDYYPKLLGMSPFTPAEGYRFLIAPGENEDELTAFMVSAIDHFCDRNGISGCNFLYVDPEWRPVIERHGFISWLHHSFIWQNQGFQTFDDYLNLFNANQRRNIKRERKAVEKAGLTLRVLTGEEISRTLLSLMYAFYSDTCDKFGWWGSKYLTQKFFEQLYPHYTHRIVLIAAYQEHNPHHPTGMSFCLTKGNNLYGRYWGASQDIDCLHFDACYYTPIEWAIDQGIQMFDPGAGGRHKKRRGFPATPNHSVHRFYHPRLTQIFRAYIGEVNAMEQQEMDTINQQLPFKQS, from the coding sequence ATGGAACAACTCAAGCCTCGCTACTCGATTGCCTGGATTAATCGAATTGCTGAGATCCCCCAGGCGGTATGGAACGCTCTGGCAGTGCCGCTCAAAACCCCCTTCCTGGAGTGGGAATGGCTGAACAATATGGAAACCTCTGGCAGTGTAACTGCCAGAACGGGCTGGTTGCCCAATCATTTGACAGTCTGGCGCGATCGCAGCCTGATTGCCATCGCCCCTCTTTACATCAAAACCCATAGCTACGGCGAATTCGTGTTCGATCATCAGTGGGCAGATCTGGCAGCAAGATTGGGAATTGACTACTACCCCAAACTGCTGGGCATGTCACCCTTTACCCCCGCAGAGGGATACCGATTCTTAATCGCACCGGGAGAGAATGAAGATGAACTGACCGCTTTTATGGTCAGTGCCATTGACCACTTCTGCGATCGCAACGGCATCTCTGGCTGTAACTTTCTCTATGTGGATCCAGAATGGCGACCGGTGATTGAACGTCATGGCTTTATCAGTTGGCTCCACCACAGCTTTATCTGGCAGAACCAGGGATTTCAAACCTTTGATGATTATTTGAATTTGTTCAACGCTAACCAGCGGCGCAACATAAAGCGGGAACGCAAAGCCGTTGAAAAAGCCGGATTGACCCTACGGGTCCTGACTGGCGAAGAAATTTCCAGAACGTTGTTATCGCTGATGTATGCTTTCTACAGTGACACCTGTGACAAATTTGGCTGGTGGGGCAGTAAATACCTGACCCAAAAGTTTTTTGAACAGCTTTACCCCCACTACACCCATCGGATTGTGTTGATTGCTGCCTACCAGGAACATAATCCTCACCATCCAACCGGCATGTCCTTTTGCCTGACCAAAGGCAACAACCTCTATGGCCGCTACTGGGGAGCATCCCAGGATATTGATTGCCTCCACTTTGATGCCTGTTATTACACACCAATCGAATGGGCAATTGACCAGGGCATCCAGATGTTTGACCCCGGTGCAGGTGGACGACACAAAAAAAGACGGGGCTTTCCAGCCACTCCAAACCATTCAGTCCATCGTTTCTATCATCCACGTCTGACCCAAATTTTCCGTGCCTATATTGGTGAGGTCAATGCCATGGAACAGCAAGAAATGGATACCATCAATCAACAGTTACCCTTTAAGCAAAGTTAG
- the uppS gene encoding polyprenyl diphosphate synthase, with the protein MTANSTVLQDLPADLMRERLPRHVAVIMDGNGRWAKRRGMPRIMGHRRGVDVLKDLLRCCRDWGIEALTAYAFSTENWGRPVEEVEFLMTLFERVLRQELREMMQENVRIQFVGNLNALPKSLQEEIERSMAATQNNSGIRFTVATNYGGRQEIVQACRAIARKVEQGLLQPEQIDEALFERHLYTCGTCDPDLLIRTSGEMRISNFLLWQMAYAEIYVTDTLWPDFDRKEFHQALCDYQQRERRFGKL; encoded by the coding sequence ATGACTGCAAATTCAACTGTTTTGCAAGACCTGCCTGCTGACCTGATGCGAGAACGGTTGCCCCGGCATGTTGCTGTCATTATGGATGGCAATGGACGTTGGGCAAAGCGTCGAGGGATGCCCCGAATTATGGGACACCGTCGAGGAGTTGATGTCCTCAAAGATTTACTCCGCTGCTGCCGGGACTGGGGAATTGAAGCATTGACTGCCTATGCCTTTTCAACCGAAAACTGGGGCAGACCTGTGGAAGAAGTCGAATTTTTGATGACGCTGTTTGAACGGGTTCTGCGCCAGGAACTCCGAGAGATGATGCAGGAAAATGTCCGCATTCAGTTTGTTGGTAATTTGAATGCGCTGCCCAAATCCTTGCAGGAAGAGATTGAACGTTCAATGGCAGCAACTCAGAACAATTCAGGCATCCGATTCACCGTGGCGACCAACTATGGTGGACGACAGGAGATTGTGCAAGCCTGTCGGGCGATCGCCCGCAAAGTAGAGCAGGGGCTTCTTCAACCGGAGCAAATTGATGAGGCGTTGTTTGAACGCCATCTCTATACCTGTGGCACCTGCGATCCTGACTTATTGATCCGCACCAGTGGCGAGATGCGGATCAGCAACTTTTTGCTCTGGCAAATGGCATACGCTGAAATTTATGTCACGGATACCCTGTGGCCCGACTTTGACCGGAAGGAATTTCACCAGGCATTGTGCGACTATCAACAGCGAGAACGGCGGTTTGGGAAGTTGTAG
- a CDS encoding phasin family protein has translation MDSNNWLTQLLMLGVGTTSIVAEKIKEVSDELVKDGKLNPDQAKVVMDDLVHKLKSEQGNFESNMQRQMRNLLQDIGVPRQAEMDELRGRIDRLERQVRDLENKLWR, from the coding sequence ATGGATAGTAACAATTGGCTCACTCAGCTACTGATGCTGGGGGTCGGCACCACCTCCATCGTGGCAGAAAAGATTAAGGAAGTCAGCGATGAACTGGTCAAAGACGGCAAACTCAATCCTGACCAGGCAAAGGTGGTCATGGATGATCTGGTTCACAAGCTGAAGTCAGAGCAAGGGAATTTTGAAAGCAATATGCAGCGTCAGATGCGTAACCTGCTGCAAGATATTGGTGTTCCCCGACAGGCTGAAATGGATGAATTGCGGGGACGCATCGATCGCCTGGAACGGCAGGTCCGAGATCTGGAAAATAAGCTGTGGCGCTAA
- the argC gene encoding N-acetyl-gamma-glutamyl-phosphate reductase has protein sequence MGDTGRIPVGIIGASGYGGVQLVRLLMDHPRLELAYLGGESSVGQPFGEIYPHLGHRVQQIVEPMDLDQIAERCQVVFLSLPNGLAFKMVPTLLDKGCKVLDLSADYRFFDLTTYTSWYGGERSDQSVAETAVYGLPELYRDRIARSQLIGCPGCYPTASLLALSPLLKQGLIVPETAIIDAKSGTSGGGRQAKTNMLLAEADNSLAAYGVSRHRHTPEIEQICSELAGHEVLVQFTPHLIPMVRGILATVYATLRDPGLVREDLLTIYSAFYRNCPWVKILPNGVYPQTKWACGTNLCYIGVEVDPRTDRVIVMSAIDNLLKGQAGQAIQCLNIMMGWEETLGLPQLAFYP, from the coding sequence ATGGGGGACACAGGACGCATACCGGTTGGGATCATTGGTGCGTCAGGGTATGGGGGAGTACAACTGGTGCGGCTTTTGATGGACCATCCGCGTTTAGAACTTGCCTACCTGGGCGGTGAGAGTAGTGTGGGACAACCCTTTGGCGAGATTTATCCTCACCTGGGGCATCGGGTACAGCAAATCGTAGAACCAATGGATCTGGATCAAATCGCAGAACGCTGCCAGGTCGTCTTTCTTTCCTTGCCCAATGGACTGGCATTCAAAATGGTTCCCACCTTACTGGATAAAGGCTGTAAGGTGCTGGATTTGTCAGCAGATTATCGCTTTTTTGATCTGACAACGTACACATCCTGGTACGGTGGGGAGCGATCCGATCAGTCCGTGGCGGAGACCGCGGTGTACGGGTTACCTGAGCTATATCGCGATCGCATTGCTCGCTCCCAACTGATTGGCTGTCCGGGGTGTTACCCAACGGCAAGTTTGCTGGCGCTTTCTCCCCTCCTGAAACAGGGGTTAATTGTTCCAGAAACTGCCATTATCGATGCGAAATCGGGGACCTCTGGCGGTGGGCGGCAGGCAAAAACCAACATGCTCCTGGCTGAAGCAGACAACTCCCTGGCGGCTTATGGAGTGTCTCGCCATCGCCACACTCCAGAGATTGAACAGATTTGCAGTGAGCTGGCAGGGCACGAAGTCCTGGTTCAGTTTACGCCACATCTGATCCCGATGGTGCGGGGCATCCTGGCAACGGTCTATGCCACCCTGCGCGATCCCGGACTGGTGCGGGAGGACTTGCTGACCATTTACAGCGCTTTTTACCGGAACTGCCCCTGGGTCAAGATCTTACCGAATGGGGTTTACCCTCAAACCAAATGGGCGTGTGGAACCAATCTCTGCTACATCGGCGTAGAAGTTGATCCCCGCACGGATCGGGTGATTGTCATGTCCGCGATCGACAATTTGCTGAAAGGCCAGGCAGGACAGGCGATTCAATGCCTCAATATCATGATGGGCTGGGAAGAGACACTGGGATTGCCTCAACTGGCATTTTATCCGTAG
- the ribBA gene encoding bifunctional 3,4-dihydroxy-2-butanone-4-phosphate synthase/GTP cyclohydrolase II: protein MSRPVESSSSALPFQFDPIESALADLMAGRAIVVVDDENRENEGDLICAAQFATPDLINFMAVYARGLICLAMTGERLDELDLPLMVTNNTDSNQTAFTVSIDASPSVGVTTGISAEDRARTIQVAINPLTRPQDLRRPGHVFPLRAKEGGVLKRAGHTEAAVDLARLAGLYPAGVICEIQNPDGSMARLPELIEYAREHHLKIISIADLIGYRLEHERLISREAIADLPSDFGHFQIYAYRHTLDNSEHVAIVKGDPTEFADQPVLVRMHSECLTGDALGSLRCDCRMQLQAALKMIENAGQGVLVYLRQEGRGIGLVNKLKAYSLQDMGFDTVEANEHLGFPADLRNYGMGAQILNDLGVRQMRLITNNPRKIAGLKGYGLEVVERVPLLIEATTYNSGYLTTKAEKLGHWMLRAYLVTIALHWCSGNLTTTERYTRLEKLRYLAKTSDLLLQEETRPVAAALFSEADLVVHLGFEQPLVGDPEWYQQPSHPYTTAIAQILDSLSTLPELQTLEFIVSPGSDPLIGLQMKLDRQSFPLNQKPSSIRDSLQTQVIYSFGKE from the coding sequence TTGAGCCGTCCTGTAGAATCTTCCTCCTCTGCACTTCCCTTCCAATTCGACCCAATTGAGTCTGCACTAGCAGATTTGATGGCAGGTCGGGCGATCGTCGTAGTTGACGATGAAAACCGCGAAAATGAGGGAGATCTGATCTGTGCTGCTCAGTTTGCCACACCGGATCTGATTAACTTTATGGCGGTTTATGCCCGTGGTTTGATCTGTCTGGCAATGACCGGTGAACGGCTGGATGAACTGGACCTGCCGTTGATGGTGACTAACAACACGGACAGTAACCAGACGGCCTTCACAGTTAGCATCGATGCTTCTCCCAGTGTGGGGGTAACGACGGGTATTTCGGCGGAAGATCGGGCACGCACGATTCAGGTTGCAATTAATCCCCTCACCCGGCCACAAGATTTACGCCGTCCGGGGCACGTCTTTCCCCTGCGGGCAAAGGAGGGAGGCGTACTGAAGCGAGCAGGGCATACTGAAGCGGCTGTGGATCTGGCACGGCTGGCGGGACTATATCCTGCCGGAGTCATCTGTGAAATTCAAAACCCGGATGGCTCGATGGCACGATTGCCAGAGCTGATTGAATATGCCAGGGAACATCACCTCAAAATTATCAGTATTGCCGACTTAATTGGCTATCGGTTGGAACATGAACGGCTGATCAGTCGGGAGGCGATCGCCGATCTGCCCAGTGATTTTGGCCATTTTCAGATTTATGCTTACCGGCATACGCTCGACAACTCCGAGCATGTGGCAATTGTCAAAGGCGATCCGACTGAATTTGCCGATCAACCCGTGCTGGTGCGAATGCACTCTGAATGTTTAACCGGGGATGCCCTGGGTTCCCTCCGGTGCGACTGTCGGATGCAATTGCAAGCTGCCCTGAAGATGATTGAAAATGCCGGTCAGGGAGTCCTGGTTTACCTGCGTCAGGAAGGGCGGGGAATTGGTCTGGTGAATAAGCTCAAGGCTTACTCCCTGCAAGACATGGGGTTTGATACGGTGGAAGCGAATGAGCATCTGGGTTTTCCGGCAGACTTGCGAAATTACGGGATGGGTGCTCAAATTTTGAATGATCTGGGTGTACGCCAGATGCGCCTGATTACCAATAATCCCCGCAAAATTGCAGGACTGAAAGGATACGGATTGGAAGTTGTCGAGCGAGTCCCCTTATTGATTGAAGCAACCACCTACAACTCTGGGTATCTCACAACTAAAGCAGAAAAGCTGGGTCACTGGATGTTACGGGCTTATCTGGTGACGATCGCCCTCCACTGGTGCAGTGGCAATCTGACAACGACTGAACGCTACACCCGTCTGGAGAAACTCCGCTATCTGGCAAAAACGAGTGACCTGCTGCTTCAGGAAGAGACACGACCCGTTGCCGCAGCCCTGTTCAGTGAAGCAGACTTAGTAGTGCATCTGGGGTTTGAGCAACCTTTAGTGGGTGATCCTGAATGGTATCAGCAGCCCAGCCATCCCTACACCACTGCCATCGCCCAGATTCTGGATTCTCTATCCACCCTACCCGAGTTACAAACCCTGGAATTCATTGTTTCCCCCGGTTCTGACCCGCTCATCGGTTTACAAATGAAACTCGACCGCCAGAGCTTTCCCCTCAATCAGAAACCTTCTTCTATTCGCGATAGCCTGCAAACTCAGGTGATTTATAGCTTTGGGAAGGAGTGA